The sequence AGACTTCCTTCGGGTCGCCGTCCATGACGAGCTGGCCGTCATGGACCCACAGCACGCGGGAGCACATGCTCTGGATCGTCGCGAGCGAGTGGCTGACCAGGAACACGGTGCCGGCGGACTGGCGAATCTCGTCCATCTTCGCCTTGGACTTGGCGCGGAAGCCGGCGTCCCCGGTGGCGAGAGCCTCGTCGATCATGAGGATGTCCGGGACGGCGGAGGCGGAGATGGAGAAGCGCAGCCGCGCGCCCATGCCGGAGGAGTAGGTCTTCATCGGCAGGTTGACGAAGTTGCCAATCTCCGCGAAGTCGACGATGTCGTCGAACCGTTCCCGGACCTCCTTCTTGCTGAGGCCGAGCGCGAGCGCGCCGATCATGATGTTGCGCGCGCCGGTGAGGTTCTTCATGAGCACGGCGTTGACGCCCAGCAGCGCCGGATTGCCGGCGACGTGGACGGTGCCGGCGACCGGCGGGATCAGCCCGGCGATCGCCCGCAGCAGGGTCGACTTCCCCGAGCCGTTGATGCCGATGATGCCGATCGCCTCGCCGTGCTTCGCCGCGAAGCTGATGCCGCGCACCGCCTTGACCTCGCGCACTGCCGGCTGCTTGGCGCCGCGGCGCACCAGGCGACCGAGCACTCCCCAGTCCTGGCCGGGCCCATGGCCCACCTTCTTCGCGCCGAACACGCGGTAGGAGACGTGCAGATCGTTCACCAGCAGCGAGAGCTGATCGGAGGGGACCTCGACCACCGGCGTGGTGTCGAGCTCGTCCCCGTCGACCTCGAAGTCGACCTCGTCGGTATCAGTCACGTCCGTACCGTTCCTCTCCGCCCCAGAAGATCAGGAATCCGACCACGCTGAACAGCACGGCCCACACCACGCCGAGCAGCCACATGAAGCCGTCGGGCTGATACGCGGGTTCGTTCAGCAGGCAGGAGCGCACGAGGTAGAGGTAGACCGCGACGGGCTGGTACTCCATGACCCAGCCCCAGCTGAACTGGCCGAGATAGCGGTCCACGGAAAAGATGACGCCGGAGGCATACATCAGGATCCGCATGAAGTGCGGCAGCAGGTTGTCCAGGTCAGGGGTCATCGCGACCCAGCGCGCCACCATGAAGGCGCACCCCGTCGAGAACATCCACAGCAGGAACACGGCCACCGGCAGCAACAGCCAGTACCAGTCGATGGTGACCTTCCCGGCGATGGGGAGGAAGCCGGAGAGGTACGAGATCGCGCACATCACCAGGATCGCGGGGCCCAGCACGGTGAGCTCGGCGAGCACGCCGGCAATCGGCAGCACGGCACGTGGGAAGTGCACCGAGCGCACGAGGTTCATGTTCTTGTTCAGCGAGTGCGCGCCAGCCATCACCGAGCGCTCGAAGAAGCGGAACATGAACACGCCCACCACGATGAACGCGATGGTGTTCTCGATCCCCTCGCGGCCCACCTTGAGCAGGAAGCCGAAGATCAGCACGTACACCGAAGCATTGATGATCGGGGAGAACAGCGCCCAGACCTGGCCCAGGTAGGTGTTCTGGTTCTCGGCCTCCGCCTTGGAGACGGCCAGCACCTGGATGAAGCTGCGGCGCTTCCACAGCTCCTTCGCGTACGGCCCGAGGGGCGGCCGGATGCCGATCTGATCGAGATCGTTCTCCTGCACCGCCCTGTCGACCGATTCCTGGTCGAAGGTGCGCTTCAGCGGCGGCGGCACCAACGGTGCCTCCACCTGCTCTGCCTCACCAGCGGTCAAGGCCCAGCTCCAATCTCGCCGAGGGCGTTGCTTCGCGGCCACGGGGTCGCAATCTGCCGTTCATCATAACGACGCGCCTCCTCGTGGCTCGGTCGGCGCGACGCACCTCACCTCGTGCCGTTCCTCGCCGTACCGGCGCAGTCCGCCGCGCCGTCACAGGGCCTCGAGCGCGTGCACCAGGCGCTGCTGCAGGCCCGACAGGCCCTGGGGCGCGGCGTAGCGCTCCGCAACGGCGCCGACGACCGCCCCCAAGGACGGGTCCCCGTGCGAAGGCACCGGGTAGTCGCGATAGCGATCCGGCCCGGGATAGGCCGAGTAGTAGTCGTGGAACTTGTACAGCCCACCCTGGGGTTTGGTGCTCAGGCGGATGTGCGCGTTGGGGACGCCCAGCGCATCGGAGACGACCAGCCCGTGAAGGCTCGAGGAGAGCACCGCATCGCAGGCGGCGATCTCCCGCGCGACCTCCTGCGGAGTCCACGCGACGTCGATGATCCGCACCCCGGTGCCGAGCGCACGCAGCTGTGCCACCACCGGGGACGACACGTCGTGGTAGTGGGGGATGACGCCGAGCGCGTAGCGCTTCTTCACCCTGCCGTCCAGCAGCAGCGGGGCGAGGATCCCCGGGTCGCCGAGCGCGATCTCGCGCGGGGCGAGGTTCTCCACGCGGCCCAAGGTGGAGCGGCCGCGCACGGCGAGCAGGTCCAGCCGTGCCGGCTTCTCCCCCGGTGCCGGCTCCCGGATGAAGCCGCTCCCCCACACCCGCGGCTGGTTCTCACCCTGCCGGCGCAGGATCATCTGCACCACGGATCCGGCACCGACGATGTCGCAGCTGTCCGGCTCGGCCCAGGTGACGCGCCGCCCGGTGAGCCGCTCGAGCAGCGGCGCGGACAGCTCGTCGCCGAAGTTCAGCCGATGCGGGTGCTTCCACCGCCACCAGAACATCCTCAGCGGTGCGCTCATGACAGCCGGTTCCTCGCTCGACGCACCGCGCCGGTGAGAGCCGGGCCAGCGACCGGGACCGATCTGACGGCCGCGGCCAGCCGGGCACGCCCGGTGCCCGCGCGGCGCGGGGCCCTCGCGGGGCGGTGGGTGACCCTGCCGTGGCGCCGCGTGCTCTCCTGCACGCCCACGACCCGCACACCGCCGCCGTCCTCGGCGACGAGACCGAAGCCCGCCGCGCGCGCGGGCCAGAACTCCGTGCCGGTGACCGCGACAGGGGAACGGACGCCGCCGAGCACGGACGCGATGCTCAGCCTCGCGCCGATCATCGTCGCCGTCACGGGAAGACGCAGGCCGAGCAGCCGCTCGCCGAGCCGGAGGGTCGGCAGCAGCTGTCTGCCGCCGTGCTGGGGGATGCCCTTGAG comes from Brachybacterium faecium DSM 4810 and encodes:
- a CDS encoding ABC-type polysaccharide/polyol phosphate transport system, ATPase component (PFAM: ABC transporter) → MTDTDEVDFEVDGDELDTTPVVEVPSDQLSLLVNDLHVSYRVFGAKKVGHGPGQDWGVLGRLVRRGAKQPAVREVKAVRGISFAAKHGEAIGIIGINGSGKSTLLRAIAGLIPPVAGTVHVAGNPALLGVNAVLMKNLTGARNIMIGALALGLSKKEVRERFDDIVDFAEIGNFVNLPMKTYSSGMGARLRFSISASAVPDILMIDEALATGDAGFRAKSKAKMDEIRQSAGTVFLVSHSLATIQSMCSRVLWVHDGQLVMDGDPKEVCGRYKEFVAKKKDSARAKK
- a CDS encoding ABC-type polysaccharide/polyol phosphate export systems, permease component (PFAM: ABC-2 type transporter); protein product: MPPPLKRTFDQESVDRAVQENDLDQIGIRPPLGPYAKELWKRRSFIQVLAVSKAEAENQNTYLGQVWALFSPIINASVYVLIFGFLLKVGREGIENTIAFIVVGVFMFRFFERSVMAGAHSLNKNMNLVRSVHFPRAVLPIAGVLAELTVLGPAILVMCAISYLSGFLPIAGKVTIDWYWLLLPVAVFLLWMFSTGCAFMVARWVAMTPDLDNLLPHFMRILMYASGVIFSVDRYLGQFSWGWVMEYQPVAVYLYLVRSCLLNEPAYQPDGFMWLLGVVWAVLFSVVGFLIFWGGEERYGRD
- a CDS encoding ExoV-like protein (PFAM: ExoV-like protein) — protein: MSAPLRMFWWRWKHPHRLNFGDELSAPLLERLTGRRVTWAEPDSCDIVGAGSVVQMILRRQGENQPRVWGSGFIREPAPGEKPARLDLLAVRGRSTLGRVENLAPREIALGDPGILAPLLLDGRVKKRYALGVIPHYHDVSSPVVAQLRALGTGVRIIDVAWTPQEVAREIAACDAVLSSSLHGLVVSDALGVPNAHIRLSTKPQGGLYKFHDYYSAYPGPDRYRDYPVPSHGDPSLGAVVGAVAERYAAPQGLSGLQQRLVHALEAL